Proteins encoded in a region of the Cytobacillus pseudoceanisediminis genome:
- a CDS encoding methylmalonyl-CoA mutase subunit beta, with protein MSLKKMIEEKFPQQTNEDWEQSAERTLKGKSLETLSRNTYENIKLKPLYSREDLETGALSQYPGLEDFRRGSYAAGYLSEEWKVAQKISASSSEELSDKLLAAIKTGQTALAFEPEQLKNPEKISLSVGELYERYPFSVDAGRNQHVLIAGLGKVKEREKVSGYVAADPLAIAAADTLNDRSIDELYEALNKTMSNAEENLPSLKTIMVNSAVYHNSGANAVQELAFSLAAGVNHLQYLLDKGKGLEQILSKMVFKFAVGSNFFMEIAKLRAARVLWGKVAEAFGAGGDSKKMVISAETSFFTKSAYDSYVNMLRAGNEAFAAVLGGIQYLHVSPYNDLERAKSPFSERIARNTQLILREEAHLLKVSDPAGGSWYIEHLTNELISKSWGLFLEIEELGGMKDALQTGWVHDQITQILEKKKKDVHTRKQSIIGTNIYANLDEKPLQTELETVQNSRSDLKIIQQVRLSESFEGLRNLSERLKGKGIRPEAGLICLGALKDHKARADFISGFLAPGGVEAVKSGSVYNPEDAEAFIQKTNCRHYFICGSNELYDSIAVPLIKQLKETFPSAEIYLAGLPEERKKDEYQNAGIGGYIHVKSDCYETLLNMLNEMEAASNGQ; from the coding sequence ATGTCATTAAAGAAAATGATTGAAGAAAAATTCCCGCAGCAGACAAATGAAGATTGGGAACAAAGTGCGGAAAGAACTCTTAAAGGGAAATCCTTAGAAACATTATCACGAAATACATATGAAAACATAAAATTGAAACCGCTTTATTCCAGAGAAGACCTGGAAACAGGTGCATTATCACAGTATCCGGGCTTAGAAGATTTTAGAAGAGGTTCCTATGCAGCCGGATACCTGTCTGAAGAATGGAAGGTTGCACAGAAAATTAGTGCTTCCTCTTCCGAAGAGCTGTCAGATAAACTTCTTGCTGCCATCAAGACAGGGCAGACAGCTCTTGCGTTTGAGCCTGAACAGTTAAAAAATCCAGAGAAGATAAGCCTGTCTGTAGGCGAACTTTATGAAAGGTACCCTTTCAGTGTGGATGCCGGACGAAATCAGCATGTATTAATAGCAGGACTTGGAAAAGTAAAAGAAAGAGAAAAAGTCTCCGGATATGTTGCCGCAGATCCACTTGCTATTGCTGCTGCCGATACATTGAACGACCGCTCAATCGATGAACTATACGAAGCTTTGAATAAAACGATGAGTAATGCAGAAGAAAATCTGCCAAGCCTGAAAACAATCATGGTGAATTCAGCGGTTTATCATAATAGCGGTGCAAATGCCGTCCAGGAACTTGCATTTTCTCTTGCAGCAGGAGTAAATCACCTGCAATATCTTCTTGATAAAGGCAAAGGCCTTGAACAAATATTATCTAAAATGGTCTTTAAGTTTGCTGTTGGCTCAAACTTTTTTATGGAAATTGCCAAGCTGCGTGCTGCAAGAGTATTATGGGGCAAAGTGGCGGAAGCATTCGGAGCTGGGGGTGACAGTAAAAAAATGGTCATTTCAGCAGAGACGTCCTTCTTTACAAAGTCTGCCTATGATTCCTATGTAAATATGCTGAGAGCGGGGAATGAAGCGTTCGCAGCAGTATTGGGAGGAATACAATACCTTCATGTCAGTCCATATAATGATCTGGAAAGAGCCAAATCTCCTTTTTCAGAACGGATTGCCCGCAATACTCAGTTGATTTTAAGGGAAGAGGCGCATTTACTAAAGGTCTCTGATCCAGCAGGCGGCTCCTGGTATATTGAGCATCTGACAAATGAACTGATTTCCAAATCATGGGGACTTTTCCTTGAGATAGAAGAGCTGGGAGGAATGAAGGATGCCCTTCAAACAGGATGGGTTCATGATCAGATTACCCAAATTCTTGAAAAGAAGAAGAAAGATGTTCATACAAGAAAACAAAGTATCATCGGAACGAATATATATGCAAATCTTGATGAAAAGCCGCTTCAGACAGAATTGGAAACCGTCCAGAACAGCAGGAGTGATCTCAAGATTATCCAGCAGGTTCGTCTTTCTGAGTCCTTCGAGGGTTTGCGGAATTTATCTGAAAGATTAAAAGGAAAGGGCATTCGTCCAGAAGCAGGTCTTATCTGTCTGGGAGCATTGAAAGACCATAAGGCGCGTGCTGATTTTATTTCAGGCTTCCTGGCTCCTGGCGGGGTTGAGGCAGTTAAAAGCGGTTCGGTATATAATCCTGAAGATGCTGAAGCATTTATTCAAAAAACAAATTGCAGGCATTATTTTATTTGCGGATCAAATGAACTATACGATAGCATAGCTGTACCTTTAATTAAACAATTGAAAGAAACTTTCCCGTCAGCTGAAATCTATTTAGCCGGCCTTCCCGAAGAGAGGAAAAAGGATGAATATCAGAACGCTGGCATCGGCGGATACATTCATGTAAAAAGCGATTGCTATGAAACTCTCTTAAATATGCTGAACGAGATGGAGGCGGCAAGCAATGGCCAATAA
- the scpA gene encoding methylmalonyl-CoA mutase, which translates to MANKPDFKSLDILEVKQSAKDDWKRKAEEEIDSSIDQLLFETNEQINVKPLYTNEDLRDMEHLNDKPGLPPYTRGPYSTMYVNRPWTVRQYAGFSTAEESNAFYRRNLAMGQKGLSVAFDLATHRGYDSDHPRVEGDVGKAGVAIDSILDMKMLFDGIPLDQMSVSMTMNGAVLPVMAFYIVTAEEQGVIQEKLSGTIQNDILKEYMVRNTYIYPPEMSMKIIADIFEYTSKYMPKFNSISISGYHMQEAGAPADIELAYTLADGLEYVRTGLKAGIDIDSFAPRLSFFWAIGMNYFMEVAKMRAARFIWAKMMKTFEPDNPKSMALRTHSQTSGWSLTEQDPFNNVTRTLIEAHAASMGHTQSLHTNALDEAIALPTDFSARIARNTQLYLQEETGITNVIDPWGGSYYVEALTDQLIKRAWEHIKEIENLGGMAKAIETGLPKMRIEEAAARRQAQIDSGKETIIGVNKYRLEKEEPIDILDIDNTAVRLKQIEKLEQLKASRDNEKVAEALAAITKAADTGEGNLLELAVNAARVRATLGEISEAIEKVANRHKAIIRSISGVYSSAFSNEEEIAEVKQMTDEFLENEGRRPRILIAKMGQDGHDRGAKVISTAFADLGFDVDIGPLFQTPEETAMQAVENDVHVIGISSLAAGHKTLLPQLVAELKKLDRGDIIVVIGGVIPAQDYQYLYEHGASAIFGPGTVIPVAAQKVIREIYSRLGYEEVTQ; encoded by the coding sequence ATGGCCAATAAACCTGATTTTAAAAGCCTGGATATTCTTGAAGTAAAACAATCAGCCAAAGATGACTGGAAAAGAAAAGCAGAGGAAGAAATCGATTCATCCATTGATCAACTTCTCTTTGAAACAAATGAGCAAATAAATGTAAAGCCTCTGTACACAAATGAAGATCTTAGAGACATGGAGCACCTAAACGATAAGCCTGGACTGCCCCCTTATACAAGAGGGCCATATTCAACCATGTATGTGAACAGGCCATGGACTGTCCGGCAGTATGCCGGTTTTTCTACTGCAGAGGAAAGTAATGCCTTTTACCGGCGCAACCTTGCAATGGGTCAAAAAGGCTTATCAGTCGCTTTCGATCTGGCTACTCATAGAGGCTATGATTCAGATCATCCAAGAGTCGAGGGAGATGTCGGGAAAGCTGGCGTAGCCATTGATTCCATCCTGGATATGAAGATGCTGTTTGATGGGATACCTTTAGATCAAATGTCTGTATCCATGACGATGAATGGAGCGGTATTGCCTGTCATGGCTTTTTATATTGTTACAGCGGAAGAGCAGGGAGTAATCCAGGAGAAACTTTCTGGAACGATCCAGAATGATATCCTAAAAGAATATATGGTGCGCAACACATATATATATCCTCCGGAAATGTCCATGAAGATCATTGCCGATATTTTTGAATATACTTCAAAATACATGCCTAAGTTCAATAGCATCAGTATTTCTGGCTATCATATGCAGGAAGCGGGGGCTCCTGCTGATATTGAACTTGCCTATACGCTGGCTGATGGTCTCGAATATGTAAGAACCGGCCTTAAAGCTGGAATCGATATCGACTCCTTTGCGCCAAGGCTCTCGTTTTTCTGGGCAATCGGCATGAATTACTTCATGGAAGTGGCAAAAATGCGCGCAGCCCGCTTCATTTGGGCAAAAATGATGAAGACCTTCGAGCCGGATAATCCCAAATCAATGGCGCTTAGAACGCATTCGCAAACTTCCGGCTGGAGCTTAACAGAGCAGGATCCGTTTAATAATGTAACAAGGACTCTCATTGAGGCGCATGCAGCTTCAATGGGCCATACACAATCCCTTCATACTAATGCGCTGGATGAAGCCATTGCATTGCCGACAGACTTTTCTGCCCGTATAGCCAGAAATACGCAGCTGTACCTTCAGGAAGAGACAGGGATCACGAATGTAATTGATCCATGGGGCGGCTCTTATTATGTTGAAGCTTTAACAGATCAGTTAATTAAGCGAGCCTGGGAGCATATTAAAGAAATCGAAAATCTTGGCGGAATGGCCAAAGCGATTGAGACAGGCTTGCCAAAAATGAGAATCGAAGAAGCGGCAGCCAGAAGGCAGGCACAAATTGATTCCGGAAAAGAAACCATTATTGGTGTGAATAAATACCGGCTGGAAAAAGAAGAGCCGATTGATATTCTTGACATTGACAACACGGCTGTCCGATTAAAGCAAATCGAGAAGCTGGAGCAGCTAAAGGCTTCCCGCGACAATGAGAAAGTTGCTGAAGCTTTGGCGGCTATTACAAAAGCTGCAGATACAGGGGAAGGCAATCTTCTTGAGCTAGCAGTAAATGCAGCCAGGGTTCGAGCCACTCTCGGGGAAATTTCTGAAGCGATTGAAAAAGTTGCCAACCGCCATAAAGCAATTATCCGTTCTATCAGCGGCGTGTACAGTTCTGCTTTTTCCAACGAAGAAGAAATTGCAGAAGTAAAGCAGATGACAGATGAATTTCTTGAAAATGAGGGAAGGAGACCGCGGATTCTGATTGCCAAGATGGGGCAGGATGGACATGACAGGGGAGCAAAAGTGATTTCAACAGCCTTTGCCGATCTCGGTTTTGATGTGGATATCGGCCCTCTTTTCCAGACACCGGAAGAAACAGCCATGCAGGCTGTAGAAAATGACGTTCATGTCATTGGGATCAGCTCACTTGCTGCCGGTCATAAGACTCTTCTGCCGCAGCTCGTTGCTGAACTGAAAAAATTGGATAGGGGAGATATTATTGTCGTAATTGGCGGGGTTATCCCTGCGCAGGATTATCAGTATTTATATGAGCATGGAGCATCTGCCATTTTTGGACCGGGCACAGTCATTCCAGTGGCAGCCCAAAAAGTCATCAGGGAGATCTACAGCCGTCTCGGGTATGAGGAAGTGACCCAGTAA
- the meaB gene encoding methylmalonyl Co-A mutase-associated GTPase MeaB — MRKKAGFKKSASLPDLNVLEEGILNGSRGLLARAITLIESNAEHHFLHAQEILHKLLPHSGQSLRIGITGVPGAGKSTFIESFGTYLCDLGLKVAVLAVDPSSSLSGGSILGDKTRMEQLSRNPRAFIRPSPSAGKLGGVHRKTRETMLLCEAAGFDVILVETVGVGQSEVIVRDMVDFFMLLTLTGAGDELQGMKKGIMELADAVIVNKADGSNKKLAEKTKAEYNRILHFLQPATKGWQTRAYTCSSVLKEGIPEIWKVIKTFEDTAKSSGVFEERRRLQTKQWIHSMILDQLQFSFFYHPAIKPLLPKIENEVISGNRTVTSAVEELFNVYSK; from the coding sequence TTGAGAAAAAAGGCAGGTTTCAAAAAATCTGCCTCCCTCCCTGATCTAAACGTTCTTGAAGAAGGCATTTTGAATGGCAGCAGAGGTCTGCTTGCCAGAGCGATCACTCTGATTGAAAGTAACGCTGAACATCATTTTCTCCATGCACAGGAAATCCTGCACAAACTTTTGCCCCATTCAGGACAATCGCTTAGGATTGGGATAACAGGAGTGCCGGGAGCAGGAAAGAGCACGTTCATTGAATCTTTTGGGACATACTTATGTGATTTAGGGTTAAAAGTAGCGGTGCTTGCGGTCGATCCGAGCTCCAGCTTGAGCGGCGGCAGCATCCTTGGCGATAAAACAAGGATGGAGCAGCTTTCCAGAAATCCCCGGGCATTCATAAGACCTTCACCTTCTGCAGGAAAATTGGGTGGAGTTCACCGGAAAACGAGAGAGACCATGCTGCTGTGTGAAGCGGCAGGCTTTGATGTTATTCTGGTAGAAACAGTTGGTGTGGGACAAAGTGAAGTCATTGTCAGGGACATGGTGGACTTTTTTATGCTATTAACGCTGACAGGGGCTGGCGATGAATTGCAGGGAATGAAAAAAGGCATTATGGAACTGGCTGATGCGGTAATTGTCAACAAAGCCGATGGAAGCAACAAAAAATTAGCGGAGAAAACAAAAGCAGAGTATAACCGTATACTTCACTTTCTCCAGCCTGCTACAAAGGGATGGCAAACCAGAGCCTACACCTGCTCTTCTGTTTTGAAAGAGGGCATCCCTGAGATATGGAAAGTGATCAAAACGTTCGAAGATACTGCAAAATCTTCAGGTGTATTTGAGGAAAGAAGAAGACTCCAGACAAAACAATGGATCCATTCCATGATCCTGGATCAGCTTCAATTCAGCTTTTTTTATCATCCTGCCATTAAGCCGCTCCTTCCGAAAATCGAAAATGAGGTTATCTCAGGAAACAGGACGGTTACATCTGCAGTGGAAGAATTGTTTAATGTCTATTCGAAATGA
- a CDS encoding BrxA/BrxB family bacilliredoxin, with protein MNMDFNLFMNDVVRQARQEIVHAGYTELTTPEEVDEALNKKGTTLVMVNSVCGCAGGIARPAAMHSLHYDKRPDHLVTVFAGQDKEATEKARSYFTGYPPSSPSFALLKDGELCTMIERHEIEGHEPMAVVQKLQDTFEKYCEEL; from the coding sequence ATGAATATGGATTTCAATTTATTTATGAATGATGTTGTAAGGCAGGCACGCCAGGAAATCGTGCATGCCGGCTATACAGAATTAACTACACCGGAGGAAGTGGATGAAGCCCTTAATAAAAAAGGCACCACACTTGTAATGGTGAACTCAGTCTGCGGATGTGCAGGCGGAATTGCCCGCCCTGCGGCCATGCATTCCCTGCATTATGATAAGCGCCCTGACCATTTGGTGACTGTATTTGCCGGCCAGGACAAAGAAGCAACCGAAAAAGCAAGATCTTATTTTACCGGCTATCCGCCATCATCACCATCTTTTGCTCTTCTTAAAGACGGAGAATTATGCACGATGATCGAGCGCCATGAAATTGAAGGCCATGAGCCAATGGCTGTTGTTCAAAAACTGCAGGATACCTTTGAGAAATATTGCGAAGAGCTTTAA
- a CDS encoding amino acid ABC transporter permease, with amino-acid sequence MNLDFQQFVPSLPYILKGIGVTLQIVSMAGILGFVLGIILSFFKISRFKILGWIADAYTSVFRGTPLVLQLMLIYYGSPQLIGYKIDPSTAAVLSFGLNSAAYISEIIRAGILAVDKGQSEAAMALGVPYRPAMMDIILPQAMKNILPALMNEFITLTKESAIVTVIGVTDVMRRAYIVGGEKFSYFEPILIAGLIYYIMVMILTVLGKGIERRMRRSD; translated from the coding sequence GTGAATCTGGATTTTCAGCAGTTCGTTCCCTCCCTTCCATATATACTTAAAGGCATTGGCGTTACGCTACAAATAGTTTCTATGGCAGGCATATTGGGTTTTGTATTAGGCATTATTCTATCATTCTTTAAAATCAGCAGATTTAAAATTCTTGGGTGGATAGCAGATGCCTATACCTCCGTTTTTAGAGGAACACCTCTTGTTCTTCAGCTGATGCTCATTTATTATGGATCGCCCCAGCTGATCGGGTATAAAATTGATCCGTCAACAGCTGCCGTCCTGTCATTTGGACTAAACTCAGCTGCCTATATTTCGGAGATTATCCGGGCAGGCATCCTGGCTGTTGATAAGGGCCAAAGTGAAGCGGCCATGGCTTTAGGTGTCCCATATAGGCCGGCCATGATGGATATTATTCTCCCGCAGGCGATGAAAAACATTTTGCCTGCTTTGATGAACGAGTTTATTACCCTTACAAAAGAATCTGCAATCGTAACAGTTATTGGGGTAACAGACGTGATGCGCCGGGCTTACATCGTGGGAGGCGAAAAGTTTTCCTACTTTGAACCAATACTGATTGCCGGGCTTATCTATTACATTATGGTAATGATCCTGACTGTGCTTGGAAAAGGGATTGAAAGGAGAATGAGACGCAGTGATTAA
- a CDS encoding L,D-transpeptidase: MIMLKFAAAAIMFFSFSPIWPLGPNPLPGDPFLIVNKQTNEVAFIHDHKVQSVITAATGKTDDLTPEGMFTVTVKAANPYYRKKDIKGGDPRNPLGTRWIGFDAEDTDGRIYGIHGTNDPASIGRYVSNGCIRLQNEAVESLYESVPVGTKILVVSSPKNFDELGREYGAIKK; the protein is encoded by the coding sequence ATGATCATGCTGAAGTTTGCTGCAGCGGCCATCATGTTTTTTTCATTTTCCCCAATCTGGCCATTGGGACCCAACCCGCTGCCCGGAGATCCATTTTTAATTGTCAATAAACAGACAAATGAAGTCGCGTTTATTCATGATCATAAAGTACAAAGTGTAATCACAGCTGCAACCGGGAAAACCGATGATCTTACACCTGAAGGGATGTTCACTGTCACTGTTAAGGCAGCTAATCCTTATTACAGGAAAAAGGATATTAAGGGCGGTGACCCACGTAATCCACTCGGGACTAGATGGATTGGATTTGACGCAGAGGATACAGATGGAAGGATTTATGGCATTCACGGTACGAACGACCCTGCATCCATCGGCAGGTACGTCTCAAATGGATGCATTAGATTGCAGAATGAAGCAGTCGAGTCGTTATATGAATCTGTACCGGTTGGTACGAAAATTTTAGTTGTCAGCTCCCCAAAAAATTTTGATGAACTTGGAAGAGAGTACGGGGCAATAAAAAAATGA
- the prli42 gene encoding stressosome-associated protein Prli42, whose protein sequence is MSNKKMTKVIVYLMIFAMLASTLIMGMSMFL, encoded by the coding sequence ATGTCAAATAAGAAAATGACAAAAGTGATTGTTTATTTAATGATATTTGCAATGCTCGCATCTACCCTCATTATGGGGATGTCGATGTTTTTATAA